The genomic DNA ttttaaattttaaatacatataatataattaaaaaaataaaataaaaacttcccAAGTACTTGAATTTAATTCAAATGCTCTGGGAGTCCCACGACATAATGGTCCGTATCAAagtaaattattatatatatgggGTCATAGTGCCGTGATAGGATAGTGGGGTCGGGTCGGTAAACGTAGGATAGTTAATtgcgattattattatttttattaaaatttattatttgtaTTTAAGTTATACGACTATTATGCTATTACATATTTCTCAAGGacatttttgtaaatattttgcaTTGCGAGAGCCAACTGCTCCTCTTAAACCCTATCATCGTCGCCGGCGGAAACCCTAGCTTCCTCCCCTTCCATTGATGGACGAAGAAAAGATAAACCCTAGCTCGCCCGACGGCAGCCTCACCCATGGATCTCCACCTCGATCTCCTGCCTTCGATCTCCCTGTAGAAGCGCCAAGAGAATCCAGCACAGTAGACGAAGGCGTCTTTGTCCCAAGTAGCAACGGGGGAGGAGAATCCGTCTCGTCCGCGCTGAACGCAGACGCTTTCATGTCGAACAGCTCGGAGTTGGATATTCCCATCTATGAGAAGATGGAGGGCGTTAGCTTGTCTGGGAATTGCGAAGACCTGCTACCTGATCCCCCTGTCCCTGTGGCTGCGGGAGAGGTTACGCGACAACATCCTCTTTCAGAAGATGACGATATGGATAGTGGTTCGGAAGGTGGTGAAACAAGGTCGGACGACTCTGAGAGCGATGAATCGTCGAGCGAAGACTCCGACTCGTCTACTTCAACAGGCAGTAGCGAAGATGAGAAAGAGGGTGATGCCGGATCTCATGGTGTTGGTGGTGTGGGCATCGAAGAGGGCCCTATTGGGAGCGACGATGAAGAAGAGGTTTTGAGTTGTCCTGTCAAGTCAAAAAATGAGCTTGAGGTTGAAAAATCTTGCCTTTCACTTCCTAAACCAGAAATGGATGTGTTGATTTTTGCTATTTCTTTCCAATGAATGCTGGTTGACATAGTTATAATGCAGGTTCTTCCTCCGGTCCCTCCAGTTGAAGTCTCTTTGGAGCCGCATCACCAGACAATTCCAGTAGGGTTGATTTCATCAGTAAGTTGGCTACTCATCTGTCAATTTGGTAATTTTCAACTTTCTGATAGATCAAAGAATAAACCATCATGTTCTTTCCTAGTCAAGCTTACTTTTTAATAACGAAACACTAAGTTTAGAACCCCAAATCTTTGCTAACTATCACTGTTTCTAGATGATCCATCACCACGAGACTCTACATGTTCCTTTCCAGTGAATGATGGCCATGTGCTAATACGACGTCTCAGTGAAACACTTACATTCTTTGTTGTTTTTCTTTTGTAAATTATATATGTCATTTTGCAAAGCAGATTAAAGGTGTGATTTGGATGCTGTCCTTGTTAGATGTATTATATTAATGGCTTCTTGTTATTTCATTCACCAGGTATTTGGTAATAGAGTTATTGTTGAGGGCTCAGTGGATCACAATCCTTTAAATGAGGGTTCCATTCTGTGGATTACAGAAACCAGGATCCCATTGGGTATAATCGATGAAATATTTGGGCCAGTAAAGAACCCTTACTATGTTGTTCGGTATAATTCTGAGAAAGATGTTCCAGTTGGGATTATTGAGGGAACTGCTGTCTCTTTTGTTATGGAATTTGCTGCCTATGTCCTAGATAAGGACATTTCTAAGAGAGGATATGATGCATCTGGTGAGAATGATGAGGAGGTCTTCAATGAGATGGAGTTTTCAGATGATGAAAAGGAAACAGAGTATAAGAGATCTCTGCGCCAGACAAAGAGAGGAACTGATGATTTCAAATTTGGGAATCGAGAGAAGGGCACCCAGAAAAAGAAAACTAGGGATAAAGGTACAGGGGCTAACAAGAGCAACATTCCAACTTTCTCCCATGGTCCAGAAACTGTGGAACAATCAGGCCCTGGCACACGTGGTCATAACAAACCTTCTAGGTTATGCAATTCTGGTTCAGTCAAGTCATTATCTTCCCGACATTTGGCTAGTGGAAGTGGAGTTGCACAGGCAGCCCCACTAGCTGTCAATGCTCTAAGCAATCCTGCTACTCCATCCTATCAACTGTCACAACATCAACATGCTTCCCCAGGCCATGCAATGCCATTTTTGCAGCAAACGAATCCTTCCATGGCTTTCAGAATGCCAATACatctgcagcagcagcagcagcagcaaactTTTTGGCCACCTTCAGTTCCAATGCAAGAGCTTCAGAATGTGATGCTTGCTCATGGAATGCAGCAGCAGATTGCTGCTATGACTGGCTTGCAGATGAATTTGTTTCTAAACCAACAGCTGGAGAATCAAGCTCGGCTTCACCAGCATCAAAACAACATTTTGATGCCGTCTCATCCACAACTTTTCCAGATGCTGAGCACCCCAAATTTACCACAAATAGGCATAAATTCTTCTTGTGCTCTTGTGCCCCCGACCCTGGTGGGACAGATTGGCATTGGCCAAGCACCTTTGATGCCCATGCCCGCCGTCCAAGGCGTTTCCCCGATGCTAGGTAATCATCAAAGTCATGGTCAGCCATTCCTGGCAGCTTCCAGACAAAGTGCGATAACAGATCGTATGCAGTTTAACCCAGGGAGTTCATCTGGTAGTGGAAGAATGCCCCGCCGAAAAGGTGGTGGCAATTCATTTAAGAGAGGCACGTGAAGCTGAAAAAGGGATTCTTGTTTTGGAAGGCCTTTTTTTCGCTTACGAAGTTTTATAAACTTTAGTCAGCTTGTTAAATTGCTCAAGACAATAAGTCTTTCTTTGTATTTCGAAGCACAACATGTAGCATATCAACACCCTAGGAGGTTTGGTTGTAATAACTGATGTATTGGCGATAGGTATAGCAGATCATTTATGCTATTGAATTTGTTTCTGCTGTTTTAGATTCTTCTAATTGACAGTTGCAAAAGTTGTTCCAATCGTATCTGGAGAAAAAGTGAATACATTTTGATTCCTTGAATTTGTTGCTCAAAAAACTTGGTCATTTTTAGAGTtgcaaactatttttttaaaaatgaacttCGAATTGTCAGAGAAGTAGCTGTTTACTATGTTATCCTTCGTACAGACATTGCCAAATCCTTGAGATAATAAAAACTCGGCTGTGAGCAGAGATCGAACCCGGGTTTCGCGGGTGACAGACGGAATACTCACCACTatacaataattttttaagtaatggAATTATTTATATAGCTGAGCTAAAGGCGACTACAAGCTGCAAGCCTACAACAATCATGAATGTCGCCCATTAGTCTGAGGTAAGGAGACTGTGGCTACAAATAAAAGGTTATACATGTAGAAAAGTAGAAGCTCTTTATTTACATTCTCCTTTTATTGTGCAACTTTTATTTAGTGGAGTATCCATGATAATAATTAGGTACTAGTCAGTTTGTTATGATTATCAGTGTTTGGTGGAAATCACGGTTAATTGTTGTATTCTAGGAGACAGACGATCCGAATATATCTCAAAGCACAACTGAAGATGAGGTGAATCCGTTTCAAGAAAACTGCGTCCAGCGCAGGCCTTGGTATGCTCACTCGGTCTGTCTCTCAGTCCGCCCAGTCGACCTCTTAGTTCCCTTGGCGACTTGACCTCTCTTTCCGGCCGCTCAGTTCTCTTGCTCGCCCTCTCGGTCTGCCCGCTCTCCCGCTCGGCCTCTAGCATGGTCGCTCTATTTGCCCGCTCGGCCGCTCTCCCTCTCGACCTCTTGTACGACCGCTCGGTCTGCCCGCTCAGTTGCTCACTCGCTCAGTCTGCTCGATCTCTATACCCGATCGGTCACTCAATTTGCTCTACTGCTCGATAGCTATACCCGGTCAGCTACTATACTAGGTCGATCACTCAGTCTGCTCTGCTGCTAAACCGCTATACCCGATCGCCTCCTATACCCGGTCGGTCACTCAGACTGATCTGTTGCTCGACTGCTATACCCAGTCGGCTACTCTGCCCGACCGACCACTGGTCAACTCTGCTCGTTCAATGACTTGGGCACACTGCCCGCTCGAGTTCTCTGCCTAGTCGAACGCTCGGCCTCTCAGCCTACTCTGCCGCTCAACTATTGTGCAATCTGGACTCATCACTTGGCATAAATCAGTTTTTGCTAGTAGCCTGAGATTATTTATTTATGTCATCttgacaaataaataaatttaattctgTATATTTAAATCCAACTAATTTACTAATATCTCCTGATGTGGCTATGGTTTAGGGCAGGGGAGGAATTAGTGGAAAAGGGAGGGACCATTTGGTAAAAGGTTGTGTAGGGTTTTAAGGGGAGGAGAAGtttctagggggggggggggggttcgggGTTTTTTGCTTCACCGCCGCCAACAGGAACCCAAAGAGAAAGGGCCTTCTTCCTCCCTCCCATCTTATCGCCGACACCGGCcaccacctcttctcctctctccttctcctcttgccCGCACTCCTCC from Zingiber officinale cultivar Zhangliang chromosome 4A, Zo_v1.1, whole genome shotgun sequence includes the following:
- the LOC121970814 gene encoding H/ACA ribonucleoprotein complex non-core subunit NAF1-like; translated protein: MDEEKINPSSPDGSLTHGSPPRSPAFDLPVEAPRESSTVDEGVFVPSSNGGGESVSSALNADAFMSNSSELDIPIYEKMEGVSLSGNCEDLLPDPPVPVAAGEVTRQHPLSEDDDMDSGSEGGETRSDDSESDESSSEDSDSSTSTGSSEDEKEGDAGSHGVGGVGIEEGPIGSDDEEEVLSCPVKSKNELEVLPPVPPVEVSLEPHHQTIPVGLISSVFGNRVIVEGSVDHNPLNEGSILWITETRIPLGIIDEIFGPVKNPYYVVRYNSEKDVPVGIIEGTAVSFVMEFAAYVLDKDISKRGYDASGENDEEVFNEMEFSDDEKETEYKRSLRQTKRGTDDFKFGNREKGTQKKKTRDKGTGANKSNIPTFSHGPETVEQSGPGTRGHNKPSRLCNSGSVKSLSSRHLASGSGVAQAAPLAVNALSNPATPSYQLSQHQHASPGHAMPFLQQTNPSMAFRMPIHLQQQQQQQTFWPPSVPMQELQNVMLAHGMQQQIAAMTGLQMNLFLNQQLENQARLHQHQNNILMPSHPQLFQMLSTPNLPQIGINSSCALVPPTLVGQIGIGQAPLMPMPAVQGVSPMLGNHQSHGQPFLAASRQSAITDRMQFNPGSSSGSGRMPRRKGGGNSFKRGT